Sequence from the Cloacibacillus sp. genome:
CTCTGATATCTCTCCTCTTATGATATTCAAACCATATTCATGGCCGTGTTCGATGACGAAATTATGCGCGCGCACGCCTATATACCGCGTCTCTTGCGGCGCCGTCCCGTCATATCTGAAATCGGCGCCCCAGTCCAGCGCGCGCAGCAGGCCGTCTGCACGCGGTTCTACGCGCGAATAGTTCTTGCAGCCAGAAAGAATGGCCGAGGCTATCGTTGTCGGACGCTCAAAAAATTCCTTTACGCAGCGCACCTGCTCCGAACGCCCTTCGTTTATCACGCATACCTTGTCGCATAGCCTGTAG
This genomic interval carries:
- a CDS encoding ABC transporter; the protein is PLSALDSFLRWKLEIRLSRLLREFSGTTLFVSHNRDEVYRLCDKVCVINEGRSEQVRCVKEFFERPTTIASAILSGCKNYSRVEPRADGLLRALDWGADFRYDGTAPQETRYIGVRAHNFVIEHGHEYGLNIIRGEISEIHEDLFSAVINVTPSREGGNDVYSVIRAETAKKTAAQFREGESVSLTAPEHAVMPLLG